In Vicia villosa cultivar HV-30 ecotype Madison, WI unplaced genomic scaffold, Vvil1.0 ctg.005777F_1_1, whole genome shotgun sequence, a single window of DNA contains:
- the LOC131642758 gene encoding GDP-mannose transporter GONST2-like codes for MSSDFKLDIATDHDFEEPGLGKTIGSNISLDEKGKVVHTSFNGIYEQGKLSPNKYVTNAERRALYDRYLKGNKATTGDNGSFNVDDEERDRLHGSAKKSVPLISGTAYCISSCSMIMLNKIVLSSYNFNAGISLMFYQNLISTLVVVLLALCGRVSVEKLNWRLVRVWLPVNVIFIAMLVSGMYSLKYINIAMVTILKNVTNILTAIGELYLFRKHQSSKVWTAMFVMIISAVSGGVTDLSFDAAGYAWQIMNCFLTASYSLTLRWVMDEAKKSTKSGSLNEVSMVLLNNLLSLPFAIIMIFLFGEWDYVIHADVVKLPEFWIVATASGLIGLSISFTSMWFLHQTSPTTYSLVGSLNKIPISIAGILVFKVPLSVSNLFSILFGLFAGILFARAKMS; via the exons ATGTCGTCTGATTTTAAGTTAGACATTGCTACTGATCATGACTTTGAAGAACCAGGATTAGGGAAAACTATAGGTTCAAACATATCACTTGATGAAAAGGGTAAAGTAGTGCACACATCTTTCAACGGAATTTACGAGCAAGGAAAGTTGTCACCGAACAAGTATGTAACAAATGCAGAGCGAAGAGCTTTGTATGATAG ATATCTGAAAGGAAATAAAGCTACAACCGGTGATAATGGCAgttttaatgttgatgatgaggaaAGGGATCGATTGCATGGATCTGCCAAGAAGTCTGTGCCACTTATATCTGGAACTGCTTACTGTATTTCCTCTTGCAGCATGATAATGTTGAACAAAATCGTATTGTCAAGTTATAATTTCAATGCAGGAATATCATTGATGTTTTATCAA AACCTTATCAGTACTCTGGTTGTTGTTCTATTGGCTCTCTGTGGCAGAGTTTCAGTTGAAAAACTCAACTGGAGGTTGGTTAGGGTTTGGTTACCGGTGAATGTGATATTTATTGCCATGCTAGTCTCAGGCATGTATAG TTTGAAATACATAAACATTGCAATGGTGACAATTCTCAAGAATGTCACTAATATCTTAACTGCAATTGGAGAGTTATATTTATTCCGTAAGCATCAGAGTTCCAAAGTATGGACTGCAATGTTTGTGATG ATTATCTCTGCTGTCAGTGGAGGTGTTACAGATCTCTCATTTGATGCAGCCGGTTATGCCTGGCAGATTATGAATTGTTTTCTTACTGCAAGTTATTCG CTTACCCTCAGGTGGGTTATGGACGAAGCGAAAAAGTCAACAAAATCTGGTTCTCTTAATGAAGTCTCAATGGTGTTACTCAACAATTTATTGTCTTTACCTTTTGCCATCATCATGATATTCCTTTTTGGCGAGTGGGATTATGTAATACACGC CGACGTAGTTAAACTGCCGGAATTTTGGATTGTTGCAACAGCTAGTGGACTGATTGGACTTTCCATCAGCTTTACCTCGATGTGGTTCTTACATCAAACTAGCCCAACAACATACAG TCTTGTAGGTTCCTTAAACAAGATTCCAATCTCTATTGCTGGCATTTTAGTGTTCAAAGTTCCTCTGAGTGTATCAAATTTATTCAGCATTTTATTTG GTCTCTTTGCTGGTATATTATTTGCAAGAGCCAAGATGTCTTAA
- the LOC131642759 gene encoding uncharacterized protein LOC131642759 → MAAPVAIINPVTIGKSADEEDMLERSTKKAKDNTLGATSVPSDVLLSYKEIVTGCSAEEMEDGSSDEEGEERALNAMTDGIRIVEESIGGYECPVFILSEAEEKRIQRPWKRGVIVKLLGRRIGYKALENRLNQMWVRKGVINIIDLSNNYYLVAFSNEEDKREALTNGPWFIYDHYLTIKDWIPNFQPECDTIDEVAVWVRISGLPIEYYDARVLTVIGNRIRRAIKVDKNTIKQERGKYARVCVAVNLTKPLLAMLNISGRNYKVEYECFHLLFLCCGRYGHYKEGCPHNLTHKGKVHTDQTGKGVKDGEGISGVVKIGDNVVEGDGPWKIVQKQK, encoded by the coding sequence ATGGCTGCTCCGGTGGCCATAATCAATCCGGTGACTATAGGCAAAAGTGCTGACGAGGAGGATATGCTGGAAAGAAGTACGAAGAAGGCCAAGGACAATACGTTGGGTGCAACGTCGGTGCCTAGTGATGTATTGCTTTCATACAAAGAGATTGTAACGGGGTGTAGTGCTGAGGAGATGGAGGATGGTTCGTCTGATGAGGAGGGGGAGGAGAGAGCACTCAACGCTATGACGGATGGGATTAGGATTGTGGAGGAGAGCATAGGAGGGTATGAATGCCCTGTGTTTATCTTGTCAGAAGCTGAGGAGAAGAGGATACAACGACCGTGGAAGAGAGGGGTCATCGTGAAGTTGTTGGGCAGAAGAATTGGTTACAAAGCCTTGGAGAATAGATTGAATCAGATGTGGGTGAGGAAAGGAGTTATCAACATCATAGATCTAAGTAATAACTATTACTTAGTAGCCTTCTCTAATGAAGAGGATAAGCGGGAAGCCTTAACCAATGGTCCATGGTTCATATATGATCATTACCTCACAATAAAAGATTGGATCCCTAATTTCCAGCCTGAATGTGATACTATTGATGAAGTTGCTGTGTGGGTGAGGATCTCAGGATTGCCTATTGAATATTATGATGCGAGAGTTTTAACTGTCATAGGTAATCGGATTAGGCGTGCAATCAAAGTAGATAAGAATACTATTAAACAGGAGCGGGGGAAGTATGCTAGAGTTTGCGTTGCAGTGAATCTAACTAAACCACTTCTGGCCATGTTGAATATCAGTGGGAGAAATTATAAGGTAGAGTATGAATGTTTTCACCTTCTTTTCCTTTGTTGTGGGAGATATGGTCATTACAAAGAAGGGTGTCCGCATAATCTAACACACAAAGGAAAAGTGCATACTGATCAAACGGGCAAAGGAGTGAAAGACGGAGAAGGTATCTCAGGAGTTGTGAAAATAGGTGATAACGTGGTTGAAGGAGATGGTCCCTGGAAGATTGTTCAAAAGCAAAAGTGA